TAGAATGGGTATcttaaagaataaatatatgCTTGTTTGTAGTGCGCGAAACCAGATACGCTAGTTTGTGTGCTGCGACTGTGAATGCTGTAGGAGCTGCTGGTACTGACATTCCAGCGAGTCTCTCATGTATGACGTATTCGGGTATGGCGAAAGGCTTTGCATCGAGACTGGTGAAATTGATCTGGCAGAGGTTGGTGAAATTGATCTCACAGATACCGGAGAAATAGACCGTATCGACGACACGGGAGACACAGATCTCAATGGATCCATCTCGCATGTGTTCTGTAGCGATCCGTAGCTCTTCTTTGTGCCCATGTTGCCGTGGAGGTGTTGGTGATGGTACAATGACCAAATGTTTTTCGTGGTTTCCAAATCCACCACAATTGGCTGgatcaaatttttcaaatctttgATCAAATCATGTTCCGTGATGGACAGATCCCAATTTAACAGTTTCAACAATTGACGTTCCATTAAATTGATATCAttcaaacaaaataaatcgTTAGTATGGTTCATCCAATGGATATTCAACGGCGAcgaatcattattatacttGGCGCTCAAGATCAAACACGCTAAAAAAATACGATGACGTGTGGATTGAATCCCAGACGCTTCAGCAGGTAATAGTTGTTTCAATCGATTCAAATACACAGCAGTGGTAAGTAAAGTCCCCGAGGGAACATTGGTATAGTTCACCAATCTTGTAATGAAGGTTTGTAACGATGGAATGTTCAATCCAGATTCAGAAGAACAATTAGAGATGGGCAATACTTTCAATGTGATATTTGTCAAATGAGTGATCATTCCTTTCGAAACAGGCGAGTTCATCAATATACGTAACGCTTTAGAATATGACATTGTTCTGggtatattttctatattatttgCTCTTTATCCTTGGCTATTGCACTTGTACTTGCACTTATAATTGCACTTGTTCTTGATCTTCTCACTATCTCCTCCCTATACGTTCCTCTCTTTTGATCTTGGCATCCTCTTTATATACAATATGATTCAACACATGCATTATCATTGGCTCTTCTCAAGTCATTATCGATGACTATCACTCTCCCACAGAGCCCCCCGTACACACCCAATTTTTACTCCTCATCTGGTATACGTTCCTTACGCGTCTTATTATTTCCCCATTGGGTAAACACCACGCGTAACGCGTAACAAGATCTGGCCAGAGCTActtttctatttcttttttttttcctcttttttctgtattttcatttttcaaatttcactaaatatttttgattttcacattaaatttttaccCAAAACATTCAGATAAAGgagaaaattcaatttcGTCCCGGGTTCCATTTCAGGAAATCAGTTCCTATTGCCACATACAGTATACGATAAGAACATTCGCTTTAATTAATCCCGAAAGGGGAAATAACGCGTAACGTATCTATGGAATGTTCTATTTAGAACTTCAAACAAGAAACGTGTTGGGAGGAGGTGTTCCATCATGCCTTTTGTCTATTAATTTACCATTTTCGTATATagatcaattaataatatttttgtatatccaaatacaaataacaTAACTGTTTGGTAACATATGATACATTTGCCAAAGGcattttgtattttgaaattgtatTATGAAAGTgtatttgcatttgcagTTGCAGTTGCAGTTGCAGTTGCAGTTGCAGTTGCATTTACAGTTGTTAATAGGCAACGATTCAGTTTATTAAACAATCCACCTTATATTGAAAAGCAAACAGAAAAGCAAACAGAAAAGCAAACAGAAAAGCAAACAGAAAAGCAAAACAATAAACCTTATTATTACACATTATTTACATCATCTACAAAAATTACACCATCTCATACTCAAAACTGCTCTTAATCACCCCAATTACCGCACTACTTTGAACTCGTTCGTTACCCCCATGGGAAATGGAATATTCGATATCTCCCAATCTGCTCAATATCGAGATCCGAGTCTCTTcgtttttcaattcatacCCTTCTAATACTTCTACAATACCTTCAATTAAATCCACTAACGCCAACCCTTGGGTCACTTTGATTCTTTCCATAGTAAAGTACGCAGTATTCCAATCTTCATTCATTATACTATTCAAAATCATCTTGATATCATTGGGCTTAGGTGTCCCAATACATTCATATACAAGttcttcatcaatttcattttcattcgAGTTTTGCCCCGCTTGACACGCTTGTATCACATTTAAAACTTTTCTCATATCCCCCTTGGATAATTTCAACGTAGCATTCAAAGCATCCTCACTAATCTTGACTTTTTCTTTCACTATAACATTATCAATACGTTGCCTCATGGACTCAATAGGTAATGGTTGGAACCGGAATCGAGTACATCTACTCAGTAAAGCAGGGGTCAATTTATGTGCATAATTCGCAAGTATACAGAATCTTGTATTCTTGGTATATTTCtcaataattcttcttaaTGCATTCTGTGCTGCATTAGTCATGGCATCTGCTTCATCTAATATGATCAATTTAAAAcctttagaaaaaatttgtcTTGTAGAGgcaaattctttaatttgattACGTACTACATCAATACCACGATCATCAGATGCATTCAATTCTAACACCATGTTACTATAGTTGTTACCATATATCTCTCTAGCTAATGCCACAATCGTAGATGTTTTACCAGTACCTGGTGGACcataaaataatagatgAGGTAATTTACCTTCACTAACAAATCGACGAACTGTACTGACTACTTCATTTTGACCATAAActtcatctaatttattGGGACGATATTTTTCAACCCATGGTAAATTATCCacatttctattattaccactcatttgtttgtttgttttttctttgtgTTTGATATAGTCTAATTGATTTGAAACAAGCCAAATCGtactttgtttttttttttttttttttttttttatagttatttaatttttttttcactttttctactacttttaaatttacatTTTCGGTATCTAaactattttcaaataatgaagttattatttaaattatgaATCTTAAAacaatgatatttttgtctcatatcaaaaaaaataattagttatatttgattttcatTTACTCACCCCTCTCTATCCCTTTCGTAAGACATTTCAACTTCTTAAAACACagcaaaaataaaataaaataaaaatgataataccATTTTCTTGTCGATGGATACATCACATAGTCCCCCTTTTCCTATTATCGCGTGTGATCACAGCCACTGATTATCAATTACAAAGATGGGATCCAATAAGATCGTCTTTGAAACCAGGCCAATCTGATCATTTCACTTACAACATCAACGTCACACAACTAGGCCAAGATTATTTCAATACCGTAGaggttttattatttataagtGGTACAATCGAATCAATGCCATTAAGATACTATAATTTAACAGATAATActcaatttcaaaatgatACTGCTTTACAAGTAACCTATTATTTCTCTCCATCAGATCCATCAAATTCTACTAAAATTGGATATAACAATATCACTTTCGAAAATGGTTATATAATGGCATTAGGAACTTCTCCGATAACATATAATCCATTATTTGCCCTTGAAGAACAAGAAACCACAAATATTACAGGCCAAAGTCTTGTCTTAGAATATACAACATTACATCTAGAAGTTAGCCTAATAAATCCTCAAACTGGTGAAATCATTCAACCATCCGATAACGATGACTACTACGACTATGAGGATGACGATGATAATTTATGGACTTATCATTTAGGTGTTGCTGAAGATGATCAATTGTTTCAATATGATGAAAGATCATGGATTCATGTATTAGATACTGATCATAATTCTGCATTAGTAACATCAGGTAATGATTCAACAAGATTAACAAcatatttaaaaacaaacaacACATTAGAAAGCCCTTATGAACTTTTCCTTTATTCTTTGAAAGACTCagaaataatagaaaataatttaaattgcTCTTTATCTGCTATTTTAAATGGTCCTTATATGGCTACTTCTATATCTAATGATTCAAACTCCACTCCTTCtacaaattataaaaaaatttcattaaatgtTCATAGTttacaaatacaaaagcAATTAGTAGGTGATGATCAATTGTCAAATGTTCAAGACATGCTTTATATATCAGGCTTGGCTCCAAATACCACATATGCACTTTATTTAATCCGAAAAATTGGGACTCGAATgtctaataatgataacaGTATTACTGGTGTGGTTTTTTCAAGACAATTAATAACCACAAAGGTAAAATCTACATGTTCAATCATTTTTAACCTAGATATTTGTTCATCTGTAGCTTATGCTGCTCCTACACCCTTAAAATATTACGTGAATAAAACAGCAATGGCAAACGATTATGATTCCTTAGTGAGATCCttatatgaaaattttactACAGCATTACAATTAATTCCATGTGATGCTGAATTAGATCAAAGGTACTCTCCTTTGAGAACTTGTGAGGATTGTGCTCAATCTTATTTAAATTGGTTATGTTCCATTATGATACCCAGATGCTCTTCTCCAGGTAATTTTGGCTCAATTTTTaggaaaaaatttaaaagtagAAACTCTTTAATAGATACTTTTATTCAACCAACCGATAATTATTACGAATTAATGCCATGTATCGATTCGTGTTATGAAATGGTAAGAGATTGTCCTGCACAATTTGGGTTTTCATGTCCCAACATTAAAAGTTcagatgaattatttagaCATAGTTATTCATATTTCAACAGTTCAGAGTCAAGTGAAACATGTAATTTTCTGGGTAATTCCTCACATTTAATtgatagaaaaaattttctctttccaaaataattgatattttaaaataaaaaacaaaaaatattaaaacgATTAAAGATTATAGAAAAtgcaaataaatattgatacaaaattattatatttatatataaaaaaagaagaaagttAATTAtgacaaaaaaattgatggtctgttttattattggtcGTTATGCGGAGTGATTTTTGATGTGGATGCAGATTCAAGTCTTGATGTGGAGTCAGCCTCCGAATTAGTTCTTAATATTCGAGGTGTCGGTACTTCAAAATCTAAGGATAGATAACCAGATTTTTGAGGTGAAATCAGTCGAATAttgtttcttttaaatagatctgaattatttaattgttggACATATCTTTCTAGCTCTTGAAACGAAtcaaaatagaaataattgaatacAATATCCCATGCTCCCAACAGTAAGAAGtccaaaataatagtaatgaaattaaaaaatgaattaactCTAAATCCCTCTTCTAAAAACCTATTAACTTTATCAATAATGTTTTGGAATTCTTCTGGTGATATATATAAGGATAAGGGCGAAAATGACGATATTCCATATGCAATGCCATCCACATTTTCGTGGGGTAAAAATCCTTGATCTTCATAATCGTAAGTTAACGCTGCCGGTTCATTACCAGGTAAAACATTACTAAAATAAGGGATTCCTAAGGTATTTTCGAATCTTCTAGGAATTCTCACTATTCTATAATTCTTGTTTATCATTCCATCTCGAGTTGGCTTACAATATATGTCGGGGAAATGGCTTACACATAGCTCCTCTGGCTCAGagctatttttttcaggGTCAAGTGAAAATTCATgataattaaagaattgtGGATTTTCCATggattattatatattgcGAATTAAACATTCTCGGGAACTTAACTATATCTTGTAATAAACTTGATTGTATAGTTTGTTTATTATCCTTGATATGAACTAATCGCATCTCAAAATACTGTTGTTTTCAATAAAcaattttggaaatatcattctaaaaaagaaatcatttccttaatttgaaaatttatttttcccGCCTGAAATTCAagtaatagaaaaataaaaatagtatggctaatcttttaaataatagaaaaggatcaataatataataactcaatataaatcaatacaaaaaattcaatCTACGATGTCATCTTCTGAAGCTGAATTTGCACAAAACTTTATTACCTTGGCAACTTTAAACAAGCCAACCCTTTCTAGAGATTATAAAAAACCTTTAAGCGAAGTAAATCAATTGGGTGTTGCTTTACCTCCTTTGAAGTATCGTTATAGaacaagaaataaaaatacatcaTCGTCAAAATCCTCTGTGAAATTAACTTTGAAAAGTGTGAGACCTCCTAAGTTTTCAATCCAGCAAGATTTCAATTCTCATGACACTGTTACTGAAGTTAAACAATTCTTGGTAAACTCGGAGAAAGTGCAACAAATTGgccaattaaaattattgttaaaAGGTAAAGTTCTTCATGATTCTGTCTCATTATCGGAACTAGATATAACTGAAGCTGTTATTAATGTAATGGTTAGCAAACCATTAAATGTAAATGCTCAGTCATCAACTTCTGGGCCAGGCTCATACGCTCATAGTATGGCATCTACTACTGATGCGAATGGTAACACGGTAACAATTGAATCTCGTGGTAATGATGAGGTTAAGGTATCATACTCTCAAACTGAAAATGGTAACACAGTTAATGTTTCGACCTCTAGTAGCGGCATGAACATCCCTACCTCAGTTGCTACTTCAACTTCGAAAGAACTTCAAGTGCCATGGATGGAAATCGAAATCTTATTAAAATCTAGGTGCACTAACATAGATGAAGTCAATAAAACTTTACAACGTTTGAAAAGAGGTTGGGAACTTGCCTCTGATTAAGCTAATTgaataagaaataaataaatatcaagcaatatttattgtttaattaCTATTATAAATAAGTCTATTCATTCATGTGtaacttttcttttttccaTATATATTTGCTTTTCTacagaaaattattattttgaattaatctATAATGCTAgttttgtttaaaatacTTAAAGTGAGCCCTCTATTGAATATACATACTATTTAATCTTCCATCTTTTTACGCATCTGTTTTACCTTGGCCTTGATACTATTATTCCAATGTACACTCGTAAGACTTTTCTTAAAGCCATATAATTCTGAAGATAGGGCATCATTAATTATGTCATCTGTTATTTGTGTATTTAGGTGACTGTTTTCATTTTGATTCTCGTTATATAAGTTATCCTTCTCACCTCTGATTTCTGCAAAGTGTTTGAATTTCGCTCGCTGAGATGTAACATATTTACGGCACCTATCAACTTCTTCttgatttaatttgttcAACGCAACccttcttttaaatattgctttgccaaatatttcatttggaTTGATTAAAGTCTTGGGGAAAGTTTGTACTACTTGGAATATTTCCATTTCAGTATCATCAGGTGATTTATTGGAGTTTTGCTGTTTATTATGGTTATTGGACAATGAATATAAGGTTTTGTGTTTTCTACCCTTTAGCATTTCAGGTTCACTTAGTTTGAATATTGCTAgggatattttaaataaaaaatgagAATCTTCATAAAATAGGCAATCCCAAATTCTTAAAGTTGTTTCAATTGGAACAATACCAACAAAACAACTCATAAACCAACTTGCTGTACAAAGAGTAATTGGAGGTAGtttataaagaaattgatcttttaatactgggaaattattatttctatcaAACCTATTATGAAGTCTATTATTAGAggcattttcattattagttgGGCTATTGACATTATCTGTCGACATTGCTAAATCTTTTTGCAAATTATTCAATGGGTTATCATTATCGTTATTGTTGGATGAAGATGAgttatcaattaattccCATATTTCAGGTAAATATTCTCGAAGACATAACATCAACACCCCTTGATCGACATTTACACCTTCTAGATTTACATTATGAACACCTGGTAAATATCTTGAAGTAATTATTACAAGCATCCAGAAGGCTCTCTCttcatctaaaaataacaataatagtCCCGCCAAAAAGTTCATGGATTGACAGTAACCAATCTTTGTGTTATATAGAGAAAATGCAACCAATACACGTCTTAACGATTTGATTAATGGTGGTTCATCAGTTTGAAAATCTTGCTTTTGGAAATCAATGTTGTCAGGAAAAGTTCTATTCAAATCTCTTTCAATTATTTCCCAATCATTTGGTTGTTTATCCTTCGGTAGTTTTGAAATGTTATccattttaattaataacttTTCATAGAGatctttgtttttgttCAATTTTTCCTGACCTCTAGCAAAATGCCACCAAGCATTTCCTCTCCATTCAGCAGGTATACCTTTTCTGACATacctttttaatttttcactttttGAAGGAAATCTACTTGGAGAATCATTATCAACAGGCAAGCCTGATTTTTTTAGCAataatttccattttaaTTTACGTCTAATACAATATTGAGAATATTCATTCCACCATTCATTATATTGCTCTTCATTTATAAACGATGTTTGCTTCTTGAAACCGTATCTGTCATAATGTTGAATCGCAGATGCAGGTGTATTGCTAGGGGTATGACTTACAGATGGGTTAGTACTACTATTAGATGTAGTCAATGTATTTGGGTTTGTGGGAGGCGTTTGACTcgaaaaattattctctGCTGAATTAATGTTACTAATAGTATTAATGCTGTAATTGTTTTGGATACTAGTATTCGTCCCAATAGATCTTGGCTTAGGGGTAGAATTTCTTGTATTAAATTGAGAAGTTAACGATTCTAGTTTCTCTTTGGATCTCTGCAATTTTGAATCTATACTACTTTGTAATCTTACTGAACTACTTGCctcatcatcaatatcttcgtcatcaatttcttcatccTCATCACTATGGTCAAAATCGTCATCGTCATTATAAAGATCAATGACACTCATGCTAGCATCATGATCATCATGATCAACTGCATGAGGTTCGGCCATAGTGTTATTGGTAATGGGAGCATAACTCATCCTACTATTGACattggaattattattgttattagtattatagCCATTATAGATGGAAGTGTTACTATTGTTATAACCATTATAGTTGGAAATATTGCTGTTACTGTTGATGctattgttgttgttataATTATTGTATATGGAACTAGTGTGGTTGatattgttgttgctgtCATTTGTGgtggtattattataacTAATGTGACGATTCTCATCAGTGATATCCGAATTTACTTGTGATATAGCAGAAGATCTTCTTGAGTTTGGATTTTTGAAGAACGAAGGGCCTGTAAAATTTTGAGGTAAATGACGATCAACGAAATTTGGTACCGATGGGGATGGTTGTAATATCCTactattgctattattcAGGTTACTATTGCCATGAACATTCATAACGTTGTTAAAGTTATGATTATAGTAACtcatgttattattattggctAATATGCTATTGTTATTACTGTGGTAAATATTGCTACTATGGTTGTCACCTGCATAAATAGTATTTTGTAAAGCAGGGCTactattgctattattttGACAGGATAAGGTGCTATTATTACCTCCCGTATTATTTGGAGTATTGGTATTACTTGCTGGGACGGATGATGTTGAAGAAGCGGAATCTGTAAGACTTGAACTAGAATTTGGGAAAGCGCCAGTTGTCTTAGCTCCATAAAGAATTCTATTCTGACTATACGGATGGCTCTGATCTGAAgacattatttattatgcGATTGCTTCTCGAATGGATGAGAGTCGTTGCTTTTTTTGGGGATTGCCTGTTCCTTTCGAGTATGAAGACTTTATATTGGATTTAAGCGAGTTCAAAATGTGATACAGTATCAAAaactttttaaaatagaatagGTGTACGATACGGAAGGTTTCTAAGATACTTTGAGTGAGATATTTCCTTGAAGACCAGAAGAGTGTTTGTATTATGAATATTCGAGTTTTTTTCTTCGAACTTCTAATTCTTGATTTGGTTTCCTTCTAATGTCGAGAAGGGAGCTAAAAAGCAGCGATTGTTCAAACCTTCTGGACCTATCtgataaagaattagagGAACTCGGtgaaatatctttaatcTTAAACCTCGTTAGTATTCATGGATTGTGAAATACCTAAAGTTTGTAAATTCCAAAGGTCtttccaatatttttatttttttttcactctGAAAATGGCATCACTCAACATAGATTATTCCTCTCTAACTAGCTATTCCCTGCTTACCTATTTCAGTTTAGGCGTCAGATAACCGGGAACGAAGGTCACGTGCGTCAAATAAGGAGAAAAATTCCTGGTTATGCAACAAAGACTCTAGTTCATAGAGCATCTTATCGTCTTAAAGATAAATGATAGTAGGATTAGTACAAAGTAACATGGTGGTGTTCATTGAAATAAGATAACAAGGGCTATAAGGTTTAGTTTTATGTCTTTTTTGTTACAAGTTTTATCAATTACTGACACAGGGGCCCGAAGGGGAAATATTCTTATCGGAGAATGAGTAAAAGTAAATAAGACTGATTTATAATTGTATAATTTAGTAgccttttttattattattaactgTGAAAGCGACAATACgattttattaaacttttaGAGAGAAAGCTGTCTAGTTtacttgtttttttttgtcttgGAAGTATGAAATTGAGAAACGCTCTATGAAAGAGTCGAACAGGGTGCaggtaaaatatttactttGCAGAATTTAACCATTCGggaatttttaatttgaaatttggaATCTTTATCTAAGATCAATTAAACACAAGGACAAATTCGATGAGGATTTAGCAtgttataaaaaaagaaacgaaAAAGAGCTGTTTGCttacttttaatatatagGCAAAGTATTAAGGactaattaatataaaataagtCAAAGTAATAGCATCACTAGAGTGAGTGAACAATAGCTTCCTTTTTATATCGTTATTTGTGTGTTGACTAGAGAAGAAGTTTAAAAACAAGCAAGCATAGTTAAGCCAAGAATTTTCCAagaaaaaggaaataaataaaacaataacaaataatattgccAAAGTTGTTACAAATTCAAGATAATAGCTTGCAAATTCCAAGCATTATTAATCTTAATGATATAAACGATATTGATAGTGATACATTACACCTTATCAATAGTAAGCTTCCTAATTATGGGAATAATGATAACAATATGAATGGCAACGATGTTTCTACTGGAGAGCCAGCAACTTCAAAATGTTTAAATAAAAGGAAT
The window above is part of the Henningerozyma blattae CBS 6284 chromosome 2, complete genome genome. Proteins encoded here:
- the PCL1 gene encoding Pcl1p (similar to Saccharomyces cerevisiae PCL1 (YNL289W); ancestral locus Anc_3.70); the protein is MSYSKALRILMNSPVSKGMITHLTNITLKVLPISNCSSESGLNIPSLQTFITRLVNYTNVPSGTLLTTAVYLNRLKQLLPAEASGIQSTRHRIFLACLILSAKYNNDSSPLNIHWMNHTNDLFCLNDINLMERQLLKLLNWDLSITEHDLIKDLKNLIQPIVVDLETTKNIWSLYHHQHLHGNMGTKKSYGSLQNTCEMDPLRSVSPVSSIRSISPVSVRSISPTSARSISPVSMQSLSPYPNTSYMRDSLECQYQQLLQHSQSQHTN
- the RFC3 gene encoding replication factor C subunit 3 (similar to Saccharomyces cerevisiae RFC3 (YNL290W); ancestral locus Anc_3.69), with protein sequence MSGNNRNVDNLPWVEKYRPNKLDEVYGQNEVVSTVRRFVSEGKLPHLLFYGPPGTGKTSTIVALAREIYGNNYSNMVLELNASDDRGIDVVRNQIKEFASTRQIFSKGFKLIILDEADAMTNAAQNALRRIIEKYTKNTRFCILANYAHKLTPALLSRCTRFRFQPLPIESMRQRIDNVIVKEKVKISEDALNATLKLSKGDMRKVLNVIQACQAGQNSNENEIDEELVYECIGTPKPNDIKMILNSIMNEDWNTAYFTMERIKVTQGLALVDLIEGIVEVLEGYELKNEETRISILSRLGDIEYSISHGGNERVQSSAVIGVIKSSFEYEMV
- the MID1 gene encoding Mid1p (similar to Saccharomyces cerevisiae MID1 (YNL291C); ancestral locus Anc_3.68), producing MIIPFSCRWIHHIVPLFLLSRVITATDYQLQRWDPIRSSLKPGQSDHFTYNINVTQLGQDYFNTVEVLLFISGTIESMPLRYYNLTDNTQFQNDTALQVTYYFSPSDPSNSTKIGYNNITFENGYIMALGTSPITYNPLFALEEQETTNITGQSLVLEYTTLHLEVSLINPQTGEIIQPSDNDDYYDYEDDDDNLWTYHLGVAEDDQLFQYDERSWIHVLDTDHNSALVTSGNDSTRLTTYLKTNNTLESPYELFLYSLKDSEIIENNLNCSLSAILNGPYMATSISNDSNSTPSTNYKKISLNVHSLQIQKQLVGDDQLSNVQDMLYISGLAPNTTYALYLIRKIGTRMSNNDNSITGVVFSRQLITTKVKSTCSIIFNLDICSSVAYAAPTPLKYYVNKTAMANDYDSLVRSLYENFTTALQLIPCDAELDQRYSPLRTCEDCAQSYLNWLCSIMIPRCSSPGNFGSIFRKKFKSRNSLIDTFIQPTDNYYELMPCIDSCYEMVRDCPAQFGFSCPNIKSSDELFRHSYSYFNSSESSETCNFLGNSSHLIDRKNFLFPK
- the SHR5 gene encoding Shr5p (similar to Saccharomyces cerevisiae SHR5 (YOL110W); ancestral locus Anc_3.66), which codes for MENPQFFNYHEFSLDPEKNSSEPEELCVSHFPDIYCKPTRDGMINKNYRIVRIPRRFENTLGIPYFSNVLPGNEPAALTYDYEDQGFLPHENVDGIAYGISSFSPLSLYISPEEFQNIIDKVNRFLEEGFRVNSFFNFITIILDFLLLGAWDIVFNYFYFDSFQELERYVQQLNNSDLFKRNNIRLISPQKSGYLSLDFEVPTPRILRTNSEADSTSRLESASTSKITPHNDQ
- the MDY2 gene encoding Mdy2p (similar to Saccharomyces cerevisiae MDY2 (YOL111C); ancestral locus Anc_3.65), giving the protein MSSSEAEFAQNFITLATLNKPTLSRDYKKPLSEVNQLGVALPPLKYRYRTRNKNTSSSKSSVKLTLKSVRPPKFSIQQDFNSHDTVTEVKQFLVNSEKVQQIGQLKLLLKGKVLHDSVSLSELDITEAVINVMVSKPLNVNAQSSTSGPGSYAHSMASTTDANGNTVTIESRGNDEVKVSYSQTENGNTVNVSTSSSGMNIPTSVATSTSKELQVPWMEIEILLKSRCTNIDEVNKTLQRLKRGWELASD
- the TBLA0B08490 gene encoding GTPase-activating protein (similar to Saccharomyces cerevisiae MSB3 (YNL293W) and MSB4 (YOL112W); ancestral locus Anc_3.64), coding for MSSDQSHPYSQNRILYGAKTTGAFPNSSSSLTDSASSTSSVPASNTNTPNNTGGNNSTLSCQNNSNSSPALQNTIYAGDNHSSNIYHSNNNSILANNNNMSYYNHNFNNVMNVHGNSNLNNSNSRILQPSPSVPNFVDRHLPQNFTGPSFFKNPNSRRSSAISQVNSDITDENRHISYNNTTTNDSNNNINHTSSIYNNYNNNNSINSNSNISNYNGYNNSNTSIYNGYNTNNNNNSNVNSRMSYAPITNNTMAEPHAVDHDDHDASMSVIDLYNDDDDFDHSDEDEEIDDEDIDDEASSSVRLQSSIDSKLQRSKEKLESLTSQFNTRNSTPKPRSIGTNTSIQNNYSINTISNINSAENNFSSQTPPTNPNTLTTSNSSTNPSVSHTPSNTPASAIQHYDRYGFKKQTSFINEEQYNEWWNEYSQYCIRRKLKWKLLLKKSGLPVDNDSPSRFPSKSEKLKRYVRKGIPAEWRGNAWWHFARGQEKLNKNKDLYEKLLIKMDNISKLPKDKQPNDWEIIERDLNRTFPDNIDFQKQDFQTDEPPLIKSLRRVLVAFSLYNTKIGYCQSMNFLAGLLLLFLDEERAFWMLVIITSRYLPGVHNVNLEGVNVDQGVLMLCLREYLPEIWELIDNSSSSNNNDNDNPLNNLQKDLAMSTDNVNSPTNNENASNNRLHNRFDRNNNFPVLKDQFLYKLPPITLCTASWFMSCFVGIVPIETTLRIWDCLFYEDSHFLFKISLAIFKLSEPEMLKGRKHKTLYSLSNNHNKQQNSNKSPDDTEMEIFQVVQTFPKTLINPNEIFGKAIFKRRVALNKLNQEEVDRCRKYVTSQRAKFKHFAEIRGEKDNLYNENQNENSHLNTQITDDIINDALSSELYGFKKSLTSVHWNNSIKAKVKQMRKKMED